From a single Cupriavidus taiwanensis LMG 19424 genomic region:
- the rfbB gene encoding dTDP-glucose 4,6-dehydratase, producing the protein MSHILVTGGAGFIGANFVLAWLGDKSADGVVNVDKLTYAGNRKTLASVEDDPRHVFSQTDICDRAALDKLFATHKPRAVVHFAAESHVDRSIHGPADFIQTNIVGTFTLLEAARAYWAGLEEPAKSAFRFLHVSTDEVFGSLSETDPQFSETTPYAPNSPYSASKAASDHLVRAYHHTYGLPVLTTNCSNNYGPYHFPEKLIPLVIANALAGKPLPIYGDGQNVRDWLYVRDHCSAIREVLARGKLGETYNVGGWNEKTNLDVVHTLCDLLDELQPKEVGSYRDQITFVKDRPGHDRRYAIDARKLERELGWKPAETFESGLRKTVQWYLDNQAWVQDVMSGEYRNWVEKQYAA; encoded by the coding sequence TTGTCCCATATTTTGGTCACTGGGGGCGCCGGTTTCATTGGCGCCAATTTCGTTCTGGCATGGTTGGGCGATAAGTCGGCGGATGGGGTCGTCAACGTCGACAAGCTTACCTATGCCGGCAATCGGAAGACGCTGGCGTCGGTCGAGGATGATCCGCGGCACGTGTTTTCGCAGACGGATATTTGTGACCGTGCCGCGCTGGACAAGCTCTTTGCTACACACAAGCCGCGTGCAGTTGTGCATTTCGCCGCCGAGAGTCACGTAGATCGCTCTATCCATGGGCCGGCTGATTTCATTCAGACAAATATCGTAGGCACTTTTACGCTGCTGGAAGCGGCGCGTGCCTATTGGGCCGGCCTCGAAGAGCCTGCTAAATCCGCTTTCCGCTTCCTTCACGTATCCACGGATGAAGTGTTCGGTTCGCTCAGTGAGACCGATCCGCAGTTCTCCGAGACCACACCCTATGCACCAAACAGTCCGTATTCGGCGTCGAAGGCCGCATCCGACCATCTGGTCCGGGCATATCACCATACTTATGGCCTGCCGGTACTGACGACCAACTGCTCGAACAACTACGGCCCGTATCATTTCCCTGAGAAGCTGATCCCGCTGGTAATCGCCAACGCTCTAGCTGGCAAGCCGCTGCCGATTTATGGCGACGGGCAGAACGTGCGTGACTGGCTATACGTGCGTGATCATTGCTCAGCCATCAGGGAAGTGTTGGCGCGGGGCAAGCTCGGCGAGACCTACAACGTTGGTGGCTGGAACGAGAAGACCAACCTCGACGTGGTGCACACCCTGTGCGACTTGCTGGACGAACTGCAGCCGAAGGAGGTGGGCTCCTATCGCGATCAGATCACGTTTGTGAAAGATCGTCCGGGTCACGACCGCCGCTACGCCATCGATGCGCGCAAGCTGGAGCGCGAATTGGGCTGGAAGCCGGCGGAGACGTTTGAATCCGGCCTGCGCAAGACGGTTCAGTGGTACCTCGACAACCAGGCATGGGTGCAGGACGTGATGTCCGGGGAGTATCGGAACTGGGTGGAAAAGCAATATGCTGCTTAG
- a CDS encoding symmetrical bis(5'-nucleosyl)-tetraphosphatase has protein sequence MTNHNVTHTSLYAIGDLQGCGASLDALLGQFIGEPPLRFVGDLVNRGPSSLETLRTIRAMGSRAETVLGNHDIHLLAVASGVRKNGRHDTLDDILAAPDRDDLLTWLRHRPLALLENNFLLVHAGVLPQWTATQVIDLAHEVEEQLQGPNWQGFLADIFGNTPDRWHDGLRGIDRLRVVVNALTRLRYCTVDGVMDFKTKDGPGKAPDGFMPWFDVPGRRTEDVTVVCGHWSTLGLVMRPNLMALDTGCVWGGKLTAARLAQDPAERTVIQVDCPQYCDPLA, from the coding sequence ATGACAAACCATAACGTTACCCATACATCACTTTATGCAATCGGTGACTTGCAGGGCTGCGGCGCGTCGCTAGATGCCCTGCTTGGCCAGTTCATCGGGGAACCGCCCTTGCGCTTCGTCGGCGACCTGGTCAACCGCGGCCCCTCCTCGCTTGAGACCCTTCGCACGATCCGCGCCATGGGCTCCCGTGCCGAAACCGTCCTCGGCAACCACGACATCCACCTTCTCGCCGTAGCCTCCGGCGTCCGCAAGAATGGCCGCCACGACACCCTGGACGACATCCTCGCCGCCCCCGACCGTGACGACCTGCTCACCTGGCTGCGCCACCGCCCCCTGGCCCTGCTGGAAAACAACTTCCTGCTGGTCCATGCCGGCGTCCTCCCCCAATGGACCGCGACCCAGGTAATCGACCTCGCCCACGAAGTCGAAGAACAACTGCAAGGCCCCAACTGGCAGGGTTTCCTCGCCGACATCTTCGGCAACACCCCCGACCGCTGGCACGACGGCCTGCGTGGCATCGACCGTCTCCGCGTGGTGGTGAATGCCCTCACCCGCCTGCGCTACTGCACGGTCGACGGGGTGATGGACTTCAAGACCAAGGATGGCCCGGGCAAGGCGCCGGACGGCTTCATGCCATGGTTCGACGTGCCGGGCCGGCGCACCGAGGATGTGACGGTGGTCTGCGGGCACTGGTCGACGCTCGGCCTGGTCATGCGCCCGAACCTGATGGCGCTCGATACGGGCTGCGTCTGGGGTGGCAAGCTGACGGCGGCGCGCCTGGCACAGGACCCGGCCGAGCGGACCGTCATCCAGGTGGATTGCCCGCAATATTGCGATCCGCTGGCCTGA
- a CDS encoding lysophospholipid acyltransferase family protein codes for MIWLRKTALVLHLLRGLLTCALLFPWLGVRSREWHIRRWSRRLLRICGVEVEVVDATGAAHTGAARQGAMVVSNHISWLDIYVIHSWQPVRFVAKSEIRSWPLIGWLCDKTGTIFIERARKRDAHRVLHDITDVMLQGDLVGVFPEGTTTDGTSVLPFHANLMQAPISGGLPVQPLGLNYLDAATGQPTLAAAYIGDTTLLQSLETVLRAPRIKARLVVGPALLPASGDRRELAASAREVVAHLSQGAAEHAATAAQRLNRPPEPGTAPQPASAAIG; via the coding sequence ATGATCTGGCTGCGCAAGACCGCACTGGTCCTGCACCTGCTGCGCGGGCTGCTGACCTGCGCCTTGCTGTTCCCGTGGCTGGGCGTGCGCTCGCGCGAATGGCATATCCGGCGCTGGTCGCGGCGGCTGTTGCGGATTTGCGGGGTGGAAGTGGAGGTGGTCGACGCCACCGGCGCCGCGCACACCGGGGCGGCACGGCAGGGGGCGATGGTGGTGTCCAACCACATCTCGTGGCTGGACATCTACGTGATCCACAGCTGGCAGCCGGTGCGCTTCGTCGCCAAATCCGAGATCCGCAGCTGGCCGCTGATCGGCTGGCTGTGCGACAAGACCGGCACCATCTTCATCGAGCGGGCGCGCAAGCGAGATGCGCATCGCGTGCTGCACGACATTACGGATGTGATGCTGCAGGGCGACCTGGTCGGGGTGTTTCCGGAAGGGACGACGACGGATGGGACCAGCGTGCTGCCGTTTCATGCCAACCTGATGCAGGCGCCGATTTCGGGGGGGCTGCCGGTGCAGCCGCTGGGGTTGAACTACCTCGATGCGGCCACGGGCCAGCCGACGCTGGCCGCCGCCTATATCGGCGACACCACGCTGCTGCAATCGCTGGAGACGGTCCTGCGCGCGCCGCGGATCAAGGCGCGGCTGGTGGTCGGGCCGGCGCTGCTGCCGGCCTCGGGCGACCGCCGCGAACTGGCGGCTTCCGCAAGGGAAGTCGTCGCCCACCTCAGCCAGGGTGCCGCCGAGCACGCCGCCACGGCAGCCCAGCGCCTGAATCGACCGCCCGAACCTGGCACCGCTCCTCAGCCCGCGTCCGCTGCCATCGGCTAG
- a CDS encoding dihydroorotase yields MKIHIQGGRLIDPASNTDAAQDLYIAAGKIVGVGSAPADFTANKVIDARGLIVCPGLVDLSARLREPGYEYKATLESEVAAATAGGVTSLVCPPDTDPVLDEPGLVEMLKFRARTLNQTHVYPLGALTLGLKGETLTEMGQLTEAGCVGFSQAEAPVRNTQVLLRALQYAQTFGFTVWLRPEDPFLGGGVAASGAVASRLGLSGVSVIAETVRLHTIFELMRSTGARVHLCRLSSAAGLELVRQAKREGLKVTCDVNIHHVSLTDMDIGYFNSQMRFSPPLRSPRDRDAIVAALADGTIDALCSDHTPVDDDEKLLPFAEASPGATGLELLLPLTLRWASEHKVPLAQALARITAEPARVIGLKAGTLAVGSAADVCVFDPKQVWKVERRSLKSQGKNSPWLGYEMEGKVRMTLVGGQVVYGNHAQA; encoded by the coding sequence ATGAAGATTCACATCCAGGGCGGCCGCCTGATCGATCCGGCCAGCAATACCGACGCCGCGCAGGACCTCTATATCGCCGCCGGCAAGATCGTCGGCGTCGGCAGCGCCCCGGCGGACTTCACCGCCAACAAGGTCATCGACGCCAGGGGGCTGATCGTGTGCCCGGGCCTGGTCGACCTGTCCGCGCGCCTGCGCGAGCCCGGCTACGAATACAAGGCCACGCTCGAGTCCGAAGTCGCGGCCGCCACCGCCGGCGGCGTGACCAGCCTGGTCTGCCCGCCCGACACCGACCCGGTGCTCGACGAGCCCGGCCTGGTCGAAATGCTGAAGTTCCGGGCCCGTACCCTGAACCAGACCCACGTCTATCCGCTGGGCGCGCTGACGCTAGGCCTGAAGGGCGAGACCCTGACCGAGATGGGCCAGCTGACCGAAGCCGGCTGCGTCGGCTTCAGCCAGGCCGAGGCGCCGGTGCGCAACACCCAGGTGCTGCTGCGCGCGCTGCAATACGCGCAGACCTTCGGCTTCACCGTCTGGCTGCGTCCGGAAGACCCGTTCCTGGGCGGCGGCGTCGCCGCCAGCGGCGCGGTGGCATCGCGTCTGGGCCTGTCCGGCGTGTCGGTGATCGCCGAGACCGTGCGCCTGCACACCATCTTCGAGCTGATGCGCAGCACCGGCGCCCGCGTCCACCTGTGCCGGCTGTCGTCCGCCGCCGGGCTGGAACTGGTGCGCCAGGCCAAGCGCGAAGGCCTGAAAGTGACCTGCGACGTCAATATCCACCACGTCTCGTTGACCGACATGGATATCGGCTACTTCAACTCGCAGATGCGCTTCTCGCCGCCGCTTCGCAGCCCGCGCGACCGCGACGCCATTGTCGCCGCGCTGGCCGACGGCACCATCGACGCACTGTGCTCGGACCACACGCCGGTCGACGACGACGAGAAGCTGCTGCCCTTCGCCGAAGCCTCGCCGGGCGCAACCGGCCTGGAACTGCTGCTGCCGCTGACCCTGCGCTGGGCCAGCGAGCACAAGGTCCCGCTGGCGCAGGCGCTGGCCCGCATCACCGCCGAACCCGCCCGCGTGATCGGCCTCAAGGCCGGCACCCTGGCCGTCGGCAGCGCCGCCGATGTGTGCGTGTTCGATCCGAAGCAAGTGTGGAAGGTCGAGCGCCGCTCGCTCAAGAGCCAGGGCAAGAACTCGCCGTGGCTCGGCTACGAAATGGAAGGCAAGGTCCGCATGACCCTGGTCGGCGGGCAAGTCGTCTACGGCAACCACGCCCAGGCATGA
- a CDS encoding aspartate carbamoyltransferase catalytic subunit: MTKTFRNPQLTKNGELKHLLSIEGLSRDMITHILDTASQFVSLSDSDRDVKKVPLLRGKSVFNLFFENSTRTRTTFEIAAKRLSADVLNLNINASSTSKGESLLDTINNLSAMSADMFVVRHASSGAPYLIAEHVAPHVHVINAGDGRHAHPTQGLLDMYTIRHFKKDFTNLTVAIVGDILHSRVARSDIHALTTLGVPEVRAIGPRTLLPSGLEQMGVRVFHSMEEGLKGVDVVIMLRLQNERMSGALLPSAQEYFKAYGLTPERLALAKPDAIVMHPGPMNRGVEIDSAVADGAQSVILNQVTFGIAVRMAVMGIVAGNND; this comes from the coding sequence ATGACCAAGACGTTCCGCAACCCGCAGCTCACCAAGAACGGCGAACTGAAGCACCTGCTGTCGATCGAGGGGTTGTCGCGTGACATGATCACGCACATCCTCGACACCGCCAGCCAGTTCGTCTCGCTGTCCGACTCCGACCGCGATGTCAAGAAGGTGCCGCTGCTGCGCGGCAAGAGCGTGTTCAACCTGTTCTTCGAGAACTCCACCCGCACCCGCACCACCTTCGAGATCGCCGCCAAGCGGCTGTCGGCGGACGTGCTGAACCTGAACATCAACGCCTCGTCGACCAGCAAGGGCGAGTCGCTGCTGGACACCATCAACAACCTGTCGGCAATGTCCGCCGACATGTTCGTGGTGCGCCATGCCAGCTCGGGCGCGCCCTACCTGATCGCCGAGCACGTCGCGCCGCACGTGCACGTGATCAACGCGGGCGATGGCCGCCATGCGCACCCGACGCAGGGCTTGCTGGACATGTACACCATCCGGCATTTCAAGAAGGACTTCACCAACCTGACGGTGGCCATCGTCGGCGACATCCTGCACTCGCGCGTGGCGCGCTCCGACATCCACGCGCTGACCACGCTGGGCGTGCCCGAAGTGCGCGCCATCGGCCCGCGCACGCTGCTGCCGTCCGGGCTGGAGCAGATGGGCGTGCGCGTGTTCCACAGCATGGAAGAGGGCCTCAAGGGCGTCGACGTGGTGATCATGCTGCGGCTGCAGAACGAACGCATGAGCGGCGCGCTGCTCCCGTCCGCGCAGGAGTACTTCAAGGCCTACGGCCTGACCCCGGAACGCCTGGCGCTGGCCAAACCGGACGCCATCGTGATGCACCCCGGGCCGATGAACCGCGGCGTCGAGATCGACTCCGCCGTGGCCGATGGCGCGCAGTCGGTGATCCTGAACCAGGTGACCTTCGGCATCGCCGTGCGCATGGCGGTGATGGGCATCGTCGCCGGGAACAACGACTGA
- the pyrR gene encoding bifunctional pyr operon transcriptional regulator/uracil phosphoribosyltransferase PyrR: MTQISVPDAESLYRKLLEQAQALIPEAERAGWSVAGIHSGGAWIAARLAADLRLPEHGVINVAFHRDDYAKKGLHSQAQPTTLPFAVDERNILLIDDVLATGRTIRAAVNELFDYGRPARVALGVLVDRGGRQLPIAADLCAGEMALPPGTTLVLSRQGEGAAAQFAFSTEPTDSAPG, translated from the coding sequence ATGACGCAGATTTCCGTTCCCGACGCCGAGTCGCTGTACCGCAAGCTGCTGGAGCAGGCGCAGGCACTGATCCCCGAGGCCGAGCGCGCGGGCTGGTCAGTGGCCGGCATCCATTCCGGCGGCGCATGGATCGCCGCGCGGCTGGCGGCGGACCTGCGGTTGCCCGAGCACGGCGTGATCAACGTCGCCTTCCATCGTGACGACTACGCCAAGAAGGGCCTGCACAGCCAGGCCCAGCCGACCACGCTGCCGTTTGCCGTGGACGAGCGCAACATCCTGCTGATCGACGACGTGCTGGCCACTGGCCGCACCATCCGCGCCGCCGTCAACGAGCTGTTCGACTACGGCCGTCCCGCGCGCGTGGCGCTGGGCGTGCTGGTCGACCGCGGCGGGCGCCAGCTGCCGATCGCCGCCGACCTGTGCGCCGGCGAGATGGCGCTGCCGCCCGGCACGACCCTGGTGCTGTCGCGCCAGGGCGAAGGTGCCGCCGCGCAATTCGCCTTCTCCACAGAACCCACCGATTCCGCCCCCGGCTGA
- the ruvX gene encoding Holliday junction resolvase RuvX, with protein MPDAVGRELPRDGTVLAFDYGEKKIGVALGNFITREARALTILPNITVEGRFEAVAALIQAWNPVQLIVGMPVNPEGGEQPSMKLARRFGNQLNGRFGLPVEWVDERYTSRAASMAGARRGELDAEAARIILQQYFDQFPL; from the coding sequence ATGCCTGATGCCGTGGGGCGTGAACTGCCCCGCGACGGCACGGTCCTGGCATTCGACTACGGCGAAAAAAAGATCGGCGTTGCGCTGGGCAACTTCATCACGCGCGAGGCGCGTGCCCTGACCATCCTCCCCAATATCACTGTCGAAGGCCGCTTCGAGGCCGTCGCGGCGCTGATCCAGGCGTGGAACCCGGTGCAGCTGATCGTCGGCATGCCGGTCAATCCGGAGGGCGGCGAGCAACCGTCGATGAAGCTGGCGCGGCGCTTCGGCAACCAGCTCAACGGCCGCTTCGGCCTGCCGGTGGAATGGGTGGACGAGCGCTACACCTCGCGCGCCGCGTCGATGGCCGGTGCTCGCCGCGGCGAACTCGATGCCGAGGCTGCCCGCATCATCCTGCAACAGTATTTCGACCAATTCCCGCTATGA
- a CDS encoding YqgE/AlgH family protein: MAKPEAPINLTNQFLIAMPGMADPTFSGSVVYICEHNERGALGLVINRPIDIDMATLFDKIDLKLEIQPVAHQPVYFGGPVQTERGFVLHDPVGVYVSSLAVPGGLEMTTSKDVLEAVANGSGPHRFLLTLGYSGWGAGQLEEELSRNGWLTVQADPEIIFSVPPDERFAAAIRLLGIDFTMLSGEAGHA; this comes from the coding sequence ATGGCGAAGCCCGAAGCACCCATCAATCTGACCAATCAGTTCCTGATTGCCATGCCTGGCATGGCCGATCCGACCTTTTCGGGTTCCGTCGTCTATATCTGCGAACACAACGAGCGTGGCGCGCTAGGGCTGGTGATCAACCGGCCCATCGACATCGACATGGCCACGCTGTTCGACAAGATCGACCTCAAGCTCGAAATCCAGCCTGTGGCGCACCAGCCGGTCTACTTCGGCGGCCCGGTGCAGACCGAGCGCGGTTTCGTGCTGCATGACCCGGTGGGGGTCTATGTCTCGTCGCTGGCCGTGCCCGGCGGTCTGGAGATGACCACCTCGAAGGACGTGCTCGAGGCCGTGGCCAATGGCAGCGGCCCGCACCGCTTCCTGCTGACGCTGGGATATTCCGGCTGGGGCGCTGGCCAACTGGAGGAAGAACTCAGCCGCAACGGCTGGCTTACCGTCCAGGCCGATCCCGAGATCATCTTCAGCGTGCCGCCCGACGAGCGCTTTGCCGCCGCCATCCGGCTGCTGGGCATCGACTTCACCATGCTGTCCGGCGAGGCCGGGCATGCCTGA
- a CDS encoding pseudouridine synthase: MTLDRILQSQGFGTRRYCGDLIAAGLVEVNGELCEDPRAQFEVDGLRLTVDGEEWLACTKAYLMLNKPAGYECSQRPRHHPSVYNLLPVPLRQREVQAVGRLDHDTTGLLLLTDDGQFIHAQTSPKRKVPKIYEVTTAEPVTPEQAEALRSGVQLLDEPAPIAAEACEITGERSLRLTLVQGKYHQVKRMVVAAGNHVDALHRSAIGSLPLDPALAEGEWRWLTAQELAALTGKE; encoded by the coding sequence ATGACTCTCGACCGTATTCTTCAATCCCAGGGCTTTGGCACGCGCCGGTACTGCGGCGACCTGATCGCCGCCGGGCTGGTCGAGGTCAACGGCGAACTGTGCGAAGACCCGCGCGCCCAGTTCGAGGTGGACGGCCTGCGCCTGACCGTCGATGGCGAGGAGTGGCTGGCCTGCACCAAGGCCTACCTGATGCTGAACAAGCCCGCCGGCTATGAATGCTCGCAGCGCCCGCGCCATCACCCCAGCGTCTACAACCTACTGCCGGTGCCGCTGCGCCAGCGCGAGGTGCAGGCGGTGGGGCGGCTCGACCACGACACCACCGGCCTGCTGCTGCTGACCGACGATGGGCAGTTCATCCATGCCCAGACCTCGCCCAAGCGCAAGGTGCCCAAGATCTATGAGGTGACCACCGCCGAGCCGGTCACGCCGGAACAGGCCGAGGCGCTGCGCAGCGGCGTGCAGCTGCTGGACGAACCGGCGCCGATCGCGGCGGAAGCCTGCGAGATCACCGGCGAACGCAGCCTGCGGCTGACGCTGGTGCAAGGCAAGTACCATCAGGTCAAGCGGATGGTCGTGGCCGCGGGCAACCACGTCGACGCGTTGCATCGCAGCGCCATCGGCAGCCTGCCGCTCGATCCGGCGCTGGCCGAAGGCGAATGGCGCTGGCTGACGGCGCAGGAACTGGCCGCCCTGACCGGCAAGGAATGA